A window of Nitrososphaerales archaeon genomic DNA:
ACCCGCCGCTTCATCTAGCTCTGCTCCCTGCGACCGCGAGTGCGTGGACCGCCCTCACAGCCGCGTTCGCCCTCCGCGTCCATTGATGTGTGAGTTGCGTCGGTCGAGTCAATGGATAACACAAAGTATACGGTTGGATGCGAACCTACCCGAACTCCGAGGGGGCAAGTACCAGAAGCTCCGGGATCCTCTCGAAGTGTTCCCGGTTGTCAGTCACAATCGCGTAGCCGTTCTCGATCGCGACGCATCCTATGAAGAGGTCCCTCGGGTCAATCGCCCTTCCCTCACGCTCGAGCTTGGCTAGCACCTCCCCCGACCTTTCCGCAGAGGCATCGTCCATCGTGAGGACTTCGAGCGTGGAGAGGAAACCTTTTACCGCGGAAAGGTTCCTCCTGACTTCCCTCGATTTGTGAGCGCCGTGGTATAGCTCGAAGACGTTGATGATTGTGGTGGCAGGCTCTGCTCTACTCTCTAGCTCGCTCATCAACCGAGGCTCTTTTCCCCTCAGATGCCGTATCATGACGGTCGTATCCAGCACTACTTTCTTGGGAACTTCCATCTGGACCAGAACTCCTCAAGGCTCTTCGAGATCTGCGCTTCCTCCTCATTCGTCAACGAGAGACTTCCCGCGAAATCGCTGGGTTTCAGCCTGTTCTGCTTCATCGCGAACTCTATCGCCTCGTCGACTGAGACAGGTCTTCGCAGGCGTGCTCTCAACTTCCCGGCAATCTCGTTTAGCTCTCTGTAGGTTTTCTTGCTCACCTTGACCGTAGCCATGGTCACAAAGTCACTTTGCAACTATTTAAGCGGCTCGGCCGCCGGGAGCCACTAGCTTGCGACGCTGTGACGTTGTCGTAGTGAGCCTTGCCCGAGGCGAGCCGCTCGCCGATCCCAGCGTACCTGATGATTCAGACCGAATTAGGACGCTGGTGCCTACGGCCGCTGCAACTGACGAAGCTGCGCTGCTCCCGAGGCCTGCTCTGACGGGCACCCCCTTGCGGAGGAGCATCGAGATTCCGCCTTTGACACCATTGTCTGCCATAACCGCCTTCGCCACGGCCCCGACCACATTCTCCTCAGGAGACCCTGGCAATCCGCCGATTCTTCTTACCGTTATCGAGACGCCTCCAGGTGCACTCTCCAGCGTCAGCCTGTCCTTCGGCTGCTTCAGCGCGATGGCGAAGACGTCAAAACCCGAACCGAGGTTCGCAGACGACGCAGGGGCCTCCACGACTACTCGACTTCTCGCCCCAGTTCTCAAGGTCGAGTTCCCTCGGCCGACGCCATCGCAATCCTTTGACTCTTCTTCACAGGAGCTAGGCGTCCCAGGCGGCCTTGAAGACCACCTCAGCGGTGCCTACCTGCCGACATTCGAAGGCGACTCGTGGGTCTTCCTCAGAGCTTCCCAGTAGGACTCCGGCGTTCCGACGTCAAGCCATTGTTCGTTCCTTTCGACCCTCACTGCCCACACATCGTGGCCACGGTCGATGAGGCGCTGGATGGCGTCGGTGAGCTGGATTTCTCCGCCCTCTCCAGGCTTGACAGATCGAAGCTCTCCGAACACAGTGTGGTTGAAGAGGTAAATCGGCATGAGGCCCTGCCTTCCAGAAGGCTTCTTGGGCTTCTCGACAACGCTGTTCACGAGGAGCGCGCCGTCCTTCCTTTCGGTTTCCGCCACTCCGTACTGACGCGGGTCTTCGACTTCCTTCAGGAGCAGCACAGCGCTGGCTCCCGTTTGCGTTTTCGCCTTGAGCATCCTGCGGAGATGCGATTCTCGAGGGGAGACTATCAAAGTGTCGCCGGCATGCACCATCACGTCTGCCTTGCCAGATACGGCGGCTGCAGTGAGCACGGCATGCCCGAACCCGAGCGGGGCCGATTGGTTCAACCACGCTATGCTGGAGCTGTGAATCCTCCGATAGAACTCGGACAGTTGGAGAGCCTGTGTCTTCTTTCCCCTCGATTTCAAGAGCCCTAGGAATCCGTCATCGGGAGTGAAGTGGTCCTCAATCGCCCTTTTGCCCCTCCCCACCACGAAGCAGAAATCCCTGAGCCCGAAATTGTGCAGCTGCTCGAAGATGAGCTGGACCATTGGCTTCATCGCCAATTCGCCTGCAGCGCCTCTCGCGAACACCGGCAGCATCTCTTTGGGTTGCTCCTTGGTGGCGGAGAGTAGTCTGCTTCCGAGACCAGCGGCTGGGATTATGACTTTGCAAGTAGACTTGGACAACCGACTTCACCTGACCTTCGGCAGACTGCGTCGCGTTCTCTCGGCCTTTATGAACATTCACGGGGAGAGCATCGTAAGACGCGGATCCGATTAGTGTGCGCCCTACACGCGTGAGTATCAGGAGACGATGAGGTCGAAAGGTAATAAAGCGCTGGGCATGGTCGGCAAGTCTCTCTTGCGAGTAGCGATAGTCGCCCGAGATTTTCCACCCACACGCGGAGGCCTCTCCACTTACGCATTCGGGCTGCTCCGGCAGCTGAGAGCCCAAGGCGTCGATGTCGAAGTGCTCGTTGGAGGCTCCGACTTTCGGACTCTCACCATCCCGTTGTCGAGAAACCTGTCTGAGTTCGACGTGGTTCACGTCATGAGCCCGCCGTACGCCGCCTTCGTGGGACATCCGCATCTCGCAGTCACTGTAGCAGAACCTGCTGCGACCGAGTGGCCGTACTACAAGTTCTCCGTCAAGCTCCGGGCCGGCCCAGCGTATATGCTTGAGAGACGCGTCTTCGGGCGTTGCAAGTGCTTTGTTGCCCTGAGTGAGGCCGCACGGGAGAAGATACTCTCTCGTTTTGCAGTTGACCCGAAATTCATCCGCGTTATCCCGGGCGGGGTCGACCTAGCAGAGTTCTCACCCGGTCAAAAGGTGATGAGCCCCCCGCGGATACTGCTTGTCTCCAGGCTCGACCGACGGAAGAACATCCCTGAGGCCTTCAGAGCATTGGCGGGGCTGAAGGAGAGCTTCGAATGCGTGATGGTTGGGCGTGGGCCTGAGCGCACGGCTTTGGAACGCCTGGCTTCTTCCCTGGGTATCAAGGTTAGGTTCGCCGGCAGCGTTACCGACGAGCAGCTCAGAGAGTG
This region includes:
- a CDS encoding type II toxin-antitoxin system VapC family toxin translates to MEVPKKVVLDTTVMIRHLRGKEPRLMSELESRAEPATTIINVFELYHGAHKSREVRRNLSAVKGFLSTLEVLTMDDASAERSGEVLAKLEREGRAIDPRDLFIGCVAIENGYAIVTDNREHFERIPELLVLAPSEFG
- a CDS encoding NTP transferase domain-containing protein — translated: MSKSTCKVIIPAAGLGSRLLSATKEQPKEMLPVFARGAAGELAMKPMVQLIFEQLHNFGLRDFCFVVGRGKRAIEDHFTPDDGFLGLLKSRGKKTQALQLSEFYRRIHSSSIAWLNQSAPLGFGHAVLTAAAVSGKADVMVHAGDTLIVSPRESHLRRMLKAKTQTGASAVLLLKEVEDPRQYGVAETERKDGALLVNSVVEKPKKPSGRQGLMPIYLFNHTVFGELRSVKPGEGGEIQLTDAIQRLIDRGHDVWAVRVERNEQWLDVGTPESYWEALRKTHESPSNVGR
- a CDS encoding glycosyltransferase family 4 protein, whose product is MRSKGNKALGMVGKSLLRVAIVARDFPPTRGGLSTYAFGLLRQLRAQGVDVEVLVGGSDFRTLTIPLSRNLSEFDVVHVMSPPYAAFVGHPHLAVTVAEPAATEWPYYKFSVKLRAGPAYMLERRVFGRCKCFVALSEAAREKILSRFAVDPKFIRVIPGGVDLAEFSPGQKVMSPPRILLVSRLDRRKNIPEAFRALAGLKESFECVMVGRGPERTALERLASSLGIKVRFAGSVTDEQLRECYATSPVFLTSSHSEGFGLSLLQAMSAGCAVVASDIGAHRELVRDSENGLIYSSVDDLTGKLATLLQDAALIQKLGTAGRKSAEAYSWANIAAEMRKLYEELSRS